A single Kwoniella bestiolae CBS 10118 chromosome 8, complete sequence DNA region contains:
- a CDS encoding mitochondrial import inner membrane translocase subunit TIM13 yields MSSLFGSSGATPDMAARKEQMKQSIQQELAIANAQQLINKINENCFAKCISKPSTSLTSSQETCLSQCMSLYMAAFDQVSRSYVSRISKERGAAPGIGL; encoded by the exons ATGTCTTCTCTTTTCGGTTCCTCTGGTGCGACTCCCG ATATGGCTGCTCGAAAGGAGCAAATGAAGCAATCGATTCAACAAGAG CTCGCCATTGCCAACGCCCAACAATtgatcaacaagatcaatGAGAAC TGCTTCGCCAAATGTATCTCTaaaccatccacctcactcacatcgtctCAGGAG ACATGCTTATCCCAATGTATGTCCCTCTACATGGCCGCCTTCGATCAAGTCTCTCGATCTTACGTGTCAAGAATATCGAAAGAGCGAGGAGCTGCTCCCGGTATTGGTCTTTAG